Proteins encoded in a region of the Desulfomonilaceae bacterium genome:
- a CDS encoding AAA family ATPase, translating into MNTLLVQKDGNVKDSLPLFTDPTGFRIEDSSSSSDKSLTHPQLSEKLQPQLDVAKSFLEGMTGTASHTFQWFSELEGGPVTSQNMFETITNAWDTIKGLNTKGAGIFWTPNETDGKGRKTKNIRRVRFYFTDLDGAPIQPILDCRLKPHCIVTTSPDRYHVYWRVSDGKLEEFTTIQKALADRFNGDPKVKDLPRCLRLPGSLHQKSNPFLVQVYQANYDLQDYSTAQIIEGLGLCVRNKKGKTLNSQPGSPGPVTDPNVAQELIPEGQRHDYLLKEAGRFVNQGYSENVILGFLRTINNNRFTVPQNDNDLVRIARDISKKESSYRPIEIVSLARMNETEYEPVEFIVDELIPQGLTLLVGAPKTCKSFFALQTNICVLQGKPLFGKFATKQAPVIHVTYEETPYHFNERCLMLTRGESIPDLGCILHNLPPYSPNEKESGLNKLQELVHRIDAKLIIIDPLVLFLPGFKFTMGTYRDEYKLFNSLQKFALDNKLALLGTIHDPKVSGEDAVNSVIGSIAAAGSSDAILRLQAIDKNRNNPQRTLTIVGRNFKEYERKDLLEFNDGVWQYHGSACQLRETMMSGKFREIFSRANKNVLNNGEIMALSGLPPEKKGTLYNELSDAVESGLLRREGRGMYRLNNDADYVSAEHVDASNIL; encoded by the coding sequence TTGAATACATTATTAGTACAAAAAGACGGTAATGTCAAAGATTCTCTGCCTCTGTTTACGGATCCCACAGGTTTTAGAATAGAGGATTCCTCAAGTTCATCGGATAAGTCCCTCACTCATCCGCAACTATCAGAAAAGCTTCAACCTCAACTTGATGTCGCTAAGAGTTTCCTGGAAGGAATGACAGGGACTGCCTCTCATACGTTTCAATGGTTCAGTGAATTAGAGGGCGGGCCGGTAACGTCCCAAAACATGTTTGAGACCATCACCAACGCATGGGACACCATTAAGGGACTCAACACCAAGGGAGCGGGGATCTTTTGGACACCTAATGAAACTGACGGTAAGGGCCGCAAAACCAAGAATATCAGGAGAGTTCGTTTTTACTTTACTGATCTTGACGGCGCTCCAATTCAACCTATCCTTGATTGTCGATTGAAACCTCATTGTATTGTGACCACATCGCCGGACAGATACCACGTTTACTGGCGGGTATCTGATGGTAAATTAGAAGAATTCACGACAATTCAAAAGGCGTTAGCCGACAGATTCAACGGTGATCCGAAAGTCAAGGATCTACCTAGATGTTTGCGGCTCCCGGGCAGCCTCCATCAAAAGAGTAACCCTTTTCTGGTTCAAGTATATCAGGCCAATTACGATTTACAGGATTATTCCACTGCTCAAATAATTGAAGGCCTGGGCCTTTGCGTAAGAAACAAAAAGGGAAAAACATTAAATAGCCAGCCGGGATCGCCGGGGCCTGTCACTGACCCAAACGTCGCTCAGGAGTTGATACCAGAAGGCCAACGCCATGATTATTTGCTTAAAGAAGCGGGGCGTTTTGTTAATCAGGGTTATTCTGAAAATGTCATCCTCGGCTTTCTAAGAACAATTAATAATAACCGCTTCACAGTGCCCCAAAATGATAATGATTTGGTTAGAATCGCCAGGGACATATCGAAAAAGGAATCGTCATACAGACCAATCGAAATTGTCAGTCTGGCTCGAATGAATGAAACTGAGTACGAACCAGTAGAATTTATTGTTGACGAACTAATACCGCAGGGATTGACCTTGCTGGTAGGGGCCCCGAAAACCTGTAAATCATTTTTCGCGCTTCAGACCAATATTTGTGTGCTCCAGGGTAAGCCCCTTTTCGGTAAGTTTGCGACAAAACAGGCGCCGGTCATTCACGTTACGTACGAAGAGACCCCGTATCATTTCAATGAACGCTGTCTAATGCTCACCCGCGGTGAATCCATTCCTGACCTCGGCTGCATTCTCCACAACTTGCCGCCATATTCCCCAAATGAAAAAGAAAGTGGGCTCAATAAGTTACAGGAACTTGTTCATCGGATTGACGCCAAACTCATAATCATAGATCCTCTTGTGTTGTTTCTACCCGGCTTTAAATTCACTATGGGAACTTATCGTGACGAATACAAGTTATTTAACTCGTTACAGAAATTTGCGCTCGATAATAAGCTGGCCCTGCTTGGGACAATACATGATCCCAAGGTTAGTGGCGAAGACGCTGTAAATAGCGTTATTGGGAGTATCGCGGCCGCAGGGTCTTCGGACGCTATCCTTAGGCTGCAAGCGATAGATAAAAACCGCAACAATCCACAACGCACGCTTACCATTGTAGGAAGAAACTTCAAGGAATACGAGAGGAAAGACCTATTAGAATTTAATGACGGCGTATGGCAGTACCACGGTAGCGCATGCCAGTTACGAGAGACAATGATGTCCGGTAAATTCAGAGAGATCTTTTCCAGAGCCAACAAAAACGTATTGAACAATGGAGAGATTATGGCGCTTTCAGGCCTGCCCCCGGAAAAAAAAGGGACTTTGTATAATGAACTTAGTGACGCTGTGGAGAGTGGACTTCTCCGCCGAGAGGGTCGTGGAATGTATCGACTGAATAACGACGCGGATTATGTTTCAGCCGAACATGTAGACGCTTCTAATATTCTATAA
- a CDS encoding isoprenylcysteine carboxylmethyltransferase family protein — protein MKEIVKQSVKSISSRNKLCRILVGAFFVVFIVPTLLLLVSGKIEAYLVTERFLVSKAMLGLLSLASGILLLIWTVLPRFMTEKETPVLLVSTQKLIVQGPYKICRNPMLLGAIIYYFGVGTLWRSITTGLIMLFLGLIIGTVYNKYIKERKLTEQFGEEYQAYKSKTPFLIPMMNSGPRQVKNGNPYPVFMVLLTFGLVWIGYAQKEVYEGQTRLQDINTKIVLAQNTPQIQVFFELQNPWDAGWSDESWDAGWSKDIGKANPEKRKIEKRKEAVIQKNYTNIVVRCHGLCQGEIKVCPVLTMIVSEDEGRRLIELALTDKFFTYQPVRVGIGTTCVPIEPAAMDRFDDIRLKINEILATKSGKRVNTSIEIRVDLKIVYKDIYGEKNSEERSPEHTEYWTRPPLEEKKIQTYNGWNQFVEGGRDHILAVPGFLHHEDLVQNGMSIGLVQSDDDIAKVVVDKIYSGGISF, from the coding sequence GTGAAAGAAATAGTGAAACAATCGGTTAAATCCATATCCTCTCGGAATAAATTATGTCGTATCTTGGTCGGGGCCTTTTTTGTTGTTTTCATCGTTCCTACTCTGTTGTTATTAGTCAGTGGCAAAATCGAAGCATACTTAGTCACCGAACGATTTCTGGTTTCCAAGGCGATGCTTGGATTATTGAGCCTTGCGTCTGGAATCTTGCTACTCATTTGGACGGTCCTACCGCGGTTTATGACTGAAAAAGAAACACCTGTTCTTCTTGTGTCTACCCAGAAATTAATTGTACAAGGGCCTTACAAGATATGCCGTAATCCTATGCTATTGGGAGCGATAATCTATTATTTTGGCGTAGGGACCCTTTGGAGGTCTATCACCACTGGACTGATAATGCTTTTTTTGGGCCTGATTATCGGAACAGTCTACAACAAATATATAAAAGAAAGAAAGCTAACAGAGCAGTTTGGAGAGGAATATCAGGCATATAAGAGTAAGACACCTTTTCTGATACCTATGATGAATTCTGGTCCCCGTCAAGTCAAGAATGGAAATCCTTATCCTGTCTTTATGGTACTTCTCACCTTCGGCCTTGTCTGGATCGGATACGCACAAAAAGAGGTGTATGAAGGACAAACGAGATTACAGGACATAAATACCAAAATAGTCTTGGCACAAAACACTCCTCAGATTCAGGTTTTTTTTGAATTACAGAACCCTTGGGATGCGGGTTGGTCGGACGAGTCTTGGGATGCGGGTTGGTCGAAAGACATCGGCAAGGCCAATCCGGAGAAACGCAAAATTGAGAAACGCAAAGAAGCAGTCATACAAAAAAACTATACTAACATAGTCGTTAGATGCCATGGCTTATGCCAAGGTGAGATTAAAGTCTGTCCTGTATTGACAATGATAGTGAGCGAAGACGAAGGGAGGCGCTTGATTGAGCTTGCATTGACAGATAAATTTTTCACATACCAACCGGTCCGTGTCGGAATTGGAACAACCTGCGTTCCCATAGAACCGGCGGCGATGGATAGATTTGACGACATTAGACTGAAAATCAATGAGATACTAGCGACCAAGTCTGGGAAACGGGTAAACACGAGTATTGAAATCAGGGTAGACCTGAAAATTGTTTACAAGGATATTTATGGCGAAAAAAACAGCGAAGAACGCAGCCCAGAACACACAGAATATTGGACAAGACCGCCACTTGAAGAAAAGAAAATACAAACTTATAACGGCTGGAATCAATTTGTCGAAGGAGGACGGGATCATATCTTGGCAGTTCCAGGCTTCTTGCACCACGAGGATTTGGTACAGAATGGGATGTCTATTGGTCTTGTTCAATCCGATGACGATATCGCCAAGGTGGTCGTGGATAAGATTTATTCCGGGGGCATTTCGTTTTGA